The Sulfurospirillum deleyianum DSM 6946 nucleotide sequence GCAATCAGTCCTATGCCCTCGCAGAGCTTATCAATAAAAAAGGCTTTGGCATCCACATAAGGTTTCATAAAAGAGCGGATATTTTCCTCCTCTTCAATGCTTTTTCCTTGATGCAAATCCACCAATGCCATAGGATGAGCGTTAATAGAGTGCGTCATAATAAACTCCATACGAGCCAATCCAACCCCATCATTGGGCATTTTTGAGAGATGAAACGCTTCAGCGGGATTGCCTACATTCATCATTAACTTGGTTTTAGTGGGTTGTAAGTTCATATCAATCGTTTTACATGTAAAAGGAATCTTTCCCTCGTAAATATAACCCATCTCTCCACTCGAACAATTCACGGTCACGTCATAAATAGGGGCTAACACTTCGGTGGCATTGCCACATCCCACCACGGCTGGTACGCCAATTTCTCGGGCGACAATGGCGGCATGGCAGGTTCTGCTTCCTCGATTGGTCACCACCGCAGAAGCTTTTTTCATAATCGGTTCCCAATCAGGATTGGTCGTATCGGCAACTAAGACATCGCCTGTTTGAAAGTGTGAAAACTCAGAGGTATCATGGATAATTTTAACCGCACCACTGCCTATTTTATCGCCAACGGAGCGACCTGAGGCTAAGATCGTGGCGTTTTTAGTGTTGATGTCATATTTTTCAATGCTCAGTGTTCCTTTTTTACTCTGGACGGTTTCAGGACGAGCTTGTACGATATAAAGTTTCCCATCTAACCCATCTTTTGCCCACTCGATGTCCATAGGACGCTCATAGTACGCCTCAATAAGCAATGCTTGACGTGCAAGTTCTAAGACCTCTTGATCATTAAGAGAAAAACTGTTCTGCTCCTCCTCGCTGGTAGGAACATTGAGGGTTCGTTGATGTTCATGGTAGAGCATTTTCTCTTTTTTACTCCCTAAAGAGCGTTTTAAAATGCTTTCAAATCCTTGTGAAAGAGTAGGCTTAAAGATTAGAAATTCATCGGCATTGACTCGCCCGCTGACCACATTTTCACCCAGTCCCCACGTTGCGTTAATTAAAACAAGATTTTGTGAACCACTCTCGGTGTCGATACTAAACATAACACCACTGCTCGCTTTATCGCTTCGAACCATTTTTTGAATTCCCACAGAAAGAGCGACTTTAAGATGCTCAAAGCCACGACTGGAGCGATAACTAATGGCACGATCTGTAAACAAAGAGGCATAACACTCTTTGACACTTTGAAGTAACATCTCAGGAGTACTGATATTTAAAAAAGTCTCTTGTTGTCCTGCAAAACTAGCATCAGGCAAATCTTCCGCTGTACCAGAAGAACGCACCGCAACATCAGCATTTTCGACTCCATATTCACGAGAAAGCATGGCATAAGCGTTTAAAATCTCTTGTGTCAAAGAAGAGGGAAGTGTTGCTTCTAAAAGTGCTTGTCGAATGGCATGACCACTTTTTTGCAACGCTTCGGTATCGGTCACATCCACACCTTTTAAATGCGTTTCAATCATCGCTTTAATACCATTTTCTTCCAGTAACAAATAGTACGCCTCGCTTGTTGTAGCAAAACCATTAGGAACTAAAATACCTTTAGATGTCAGCTTTTGATACATCTCACCTAAACTGGCGTTTTTACCGCCCACAAGGGGAATATCACCCAGTTGCAATTCATTGAAAAAACGAATATAACGCATCCCATCCTCCCAGTAGAAAAATTAGCTTTATACTAGCACAAAAGTGAATCAAGAGATGTAAAAGAAAAAATTTAAAAAGCGTGTTAGCTAAGAAAAACATCCCTTTTTTGAAGCTCTTTTTTATATAATCCACTCCACAATCAAAAGAAGGAAGCGAATGAACGAATTTTTAAAAGGGGTTTACGAAGCACTTCTAGCAACATCGCCATGGGAAGGTTTAGCCGTCTTTTTATCACTCTTATATCTCTTTTTAGCCATGCGTCAAAGCCTTTGGTGCTGGGTTGCGGCATTTTTGAGTACGCTCATTTATGCGATTTTGTTCTTTGATGCCTCCTTACTCATGGACTCAGCGCTCAATGCCTACTACCTCATCATGGCGGTGTACGGCTGGTATGCGTGGAAGCATGGGAAAAAGGGAAATGAAGAGCGAGAAGTAAGCTCATGGCGGATGATAAAACATCTAAAAATCATTCTTTTTCTTACCTTTTTATCGCTACTGATTGGCTATGTCATGGATACGTACACACGGGCGGATTTTGCTTATTTAGACTCGGCAACAACGGTTTTTGCGGTGTTTACAACCTACATGCTGGCACAAAAAATTCTTGAAAATTGGCTCTACTGGATAGTCATTGACGCTGTTTCTATCTACATTTACCTTCAAAAAGCGTTTTATCTCACGGCTGTTTTGTTTTTTCTTTACACCGTTTTGGCAGCTTTAGGTTTTTACCAATGGAAATCAAATAAAAGTAAGCCATAATGCTTGAACACTTGCGCACCTACGAGCTTTTTGCCAATGAGACACTACTACGGCTCACGCTTTTAGAAAATCAAGGCTATAACAACACCAATTACTTGCTTGAGAGCACAACACAAAACTACCTTGTGCGTCTTTTCAAAGCCAATACGCTCAACCGCAAAGATGAATTTGAAATTGGGAAAAAAGCTTTTAAGAAAAAAGTTGCGCCAAAACCACTGCTCTTAGACACAACGCAAAACCTCATGATTGCCCAGTTTGGTACAGGAGAGCATCGCACAAAACTCACTCCAAGAGCCTTGCAAAGCATCGCACGTACGCTGCAAAAACTGCATCGCATAAACCATCACCAAAAGCCTTACGATATGCTCAAAGCGTACAAAAAATCGCTCTCAAACAAAGCCTTTTTGCTCTTTAAAAAGCTTCACCTCCAACGCAGTGAGCCTGTGTTGTGCCATCACGATTTAAACCCAAAAAACATCCTTTTTCAAGCGCATAACGTTACATTGATTGATTGGGAATACGCACGTATCAACGATAGGTATTTTGATTTGGCGTCGATTGTTGTAGAATTTAAACTTACAAACCAAGAAATACGTCTTTTTTTACGCACCTACTTTACATGTAAAGCATCCTACGACCTTCAAAAGTTGGAACTCTACATAGAAATTTATAAAGTGGTGTGTGCGCTATGGTTTGATGATTATGGTAAGGATGCGCAATGTCCCAAAGTTTAGAAATTTTCCAATTAGGCAGTCCCATTATTCGCTTTGTCGCAAAACCAGTAAGCGACATTTTAGACCCTGAAATTCAATCACTCATTGATGCCATGATTTTTACATGTAAAGAGTCTAAAGGTGTGGGCATTGCCGCACCTCAAGTCGGACATTCACTAAGCATCATCATTATGGCATCGTATCCGAACAAACGCTATCCGTATGCACCCTTGATGGAACCCACCGCACTCATCAATCCTGAAATCATCTCGTATTCTGAAGCGAGCAATAAAGAGTGGGAAGGGTGTTTGAGCCTGCCAGGCATTCGTGCGCTTGTGCCCCGTCATAACACCATAGAAGTGCGCTACGTTGATAGAGAAGGCAAAGCACAATATGCCCACTTTAAGGACTTCTTAGCACGTCTTTTTCAACACGAATACGACCATCTTATCGGTAAAGTTTTTATTGATAGAGTGGAATCTACGCAAGAGATCATCATGGAAAAAGAGTACCAACGCCTTATGGCTGAAAAAGAACTTTTAAATCAGATATAACCTTTACATGTAAAGCTCTTTTTCTTGACAAAATCCTCTCAAAAAAGTACTATTTCAAAAAATGAATGACCGTCAGTCATTTTAAGGAGAGGTATGGCACGGATTATCGATAAAGAAGAAAAACGGTGCGATATTGCTCGTGCGGCGATTGATCCTTTTTGTGAAAAAGGAATTGCGCAGACGAGTATTGATGAAATTGCCAAAAGTTCAGGTGTGGCGAAGGGAACGGTGTATCTTTATTTTAAGAACAAAGAAGAAATTATCTTTGCGATTTGGGATATGCTCTCAAGACGCCATAAAGAGGAGTTTGAGAAGCGACTTCATCCCTCAATGAGTGCGCAAGAAAAAATCTTAGCCTATTTTAATTTTAGTGAATGCGAAAAAGACCACGACAAAGAGAAGATGCTCACCCTTTATCAACATTTTGTGAGCGCTATGCTTATTGATAAAACAGGGCTTTACACTGCTTATTTTGAAAGTTTTTTTCAAGAAGATTTTGATTTTATTTCACACTGTTTGGAAGAGGGTATCGCAAAAGGTGAATTTGAGCTTGAAAATAGCGCATTGCTAAGTAGCAGTATTATTTTACTGCTTAAAGGCTTACTCGTACGTGCCAAAGCCTCCAATATGGGATTTTACGAAGCACAAAATCTCCTCTTTGAGCATGTTAAATTTCTTTTAAATCACGCCACAAGGAAGCATGGATGAAAAAAATTTCCTTACTCATTGCACTCCCACTTTTCAGTTTTGCCTCTGGCAATTTAAGTGAACTCTTAAATCTTGCCGAGCAAAACGATTATGTTCAATCTTCCCGCTATCAACTTGAATCCGCACAAGAAAAAGCGTATTCGGTTAAAAGTGGCTATTTACCTAGTCTTAGTCTAGGGGCTAATCAAACCTTTAACAAAGAAGAAAATATGTTTACCCCCGAAAAGAGTCGAACAGGAAGTGCCACACTCTCTTTCACACTGTATGATGGGGGCAAAAGGGAAGCGCAATTTTCACAGCAAAACGCCCTCGTCAAATCAGCGACCTTTGCTCTTGCATCGGTACAAAACAATGTCTCTCTCAATGTCATCTA carries:
- the ppsA gene encoding phosphoenolpyruvate synthase gives rise to the protein MRYIRFFNELQLGDIPLVGGKNASLGEMYQKLTSKGILVPNGFATTSEAYYLLLEENGIKAMIETHLKGVDVTDTEALQKSGHAIRQALLEATLPSSLTQEILNAYAMLSREYGVENADVAVRSSGTAEDLPDASFAGQQETFLNISTPEMLLQSVKECYASLFTDRAISYRSSRGFEHLKVALSVGIQKMVRSDKASSGVMFSIDTESGSQNLVLINATWGLGENVVSGRVNADEFLIFKPTLSQGFESILKRSLGSKKEKMLYHEHQRTLNVPTSEEEQNSFSLNDQEVLELARQALLIEAYYERPMDIEWAKDGLDGKLYIVQARPETVQSKKGTLSIEKYDINTKNATILASGRSVGDKIGSGAVKIIHDTSEFSHFQTGDVLVADTTNPDWEPIMKKASAVVTNRGSRTCHAAIVAREIGVPAVVGCGNATEVLAPIYDVTVNCSSGEMGYIYEGKIPFTCKTIDMNLQPTKTKLMMNVGNPAEAFHLSKMPNDGVGLARMEFIMTHSINAHPMALVDLHQGKSIEEEENIRSFMKPYVDAKAFFIDKLCEGIGLIAAAFYPKPVIIRTSDFKSNEYANMPGGKTYEVDEENPMIGFRGASRYYDESYKEAFVWECQALKKVRDTMGLENVIIMLPFVRTPEEGQKVIEIMREQGLVQGENGLKIYAMCEIPANVIIADTFLDSFDGYSIGSNDLTQLVLGVDRDSGKIAHVFNERNPAVKAMLKMAIQACKRRGKYIGICGQAPSDYPEITEFLVKEGIESISLNPDSLYKMHHVVEAIEAKVL
- the pnuC gene encoding nicotinamide riboside transporter PnuC — protein: MNEFLKGVYEALLATSPWEGLAVFLSLLYLFLAMRQSLWCWVAAFLSTLIYAILFFDASLLMDSALNAYYLIMAVYGWYAWKHGKKGNEEREVSSWRMIKHLKIILFLTFLSLLIGYVMDTYTRADFAYLDSATTVFAVFTTYMLAQKILENWLYWIVIDAVSIYIYLQKAFYLTAVLFFLYTVLAALGFYQWKSNKSKP
- a CDS encoding choline/ethanolamine kinase family protein, with protein sequence MLEHLRTYELFANETLLRLTLLENQGYNNTNYLLESTTQNYLVRLFKANTLNRKDEFEIGKKAFKKKVAPKPLLLDTTQNLMIAQFGTGEHRTKLTPRALQSIARTLQKLHRINHHQKPYDMLKAYKKSLSNKAFLLFKKLHLQRSEPVLCHHDLNPKNILFQAHNVTLIDWEYARINDRYFDLASIVVEFKLTNQEIRLFLRTYFTCKASYDLQKLELYIEIYKVVCALWFDDYGKDAQCPKV
- the def gene encoding peptide deformylase, with the protein product MSQSLEIFQLGSPIIRFVAKPVSDILDPEIQSLIDAMIFTCKESKGVGIAAPQVGHSLSIIIMASYPNKRYPYAPLMEPTALINPEIISYSEASNKEWEGCLSLPGIRALVPRHNTIEVRYVDREGKAQYAHFKDFLARLFQHEYDHLIGKVFIDRVESTQEIIMEKEYQRLMAEKELLNQI
- a CDS encoding TetR/AcrR family transcriptional regulator, with product MARIIDKEEKRCDIARAAIDPFCEKGIAQTSIDEIAKSSGVAKGTVYLYFKNKEEIIFAIWDMLSRRHKEEFEKRLHPSMSAQEKILAYFNFSECEKDHDKEKMLTLYQHFVSAMLIDKTGLYTAYFESFFQEDFDFISHCLEEGIAKGEFELENSALLSSSIILLLKGLLVRAKASNMGFYEAQNLLFEHVKFLLNHATRKHG